One genomic region from Candidatus Xiphinematobacter sp. encodes:
- the recJ gene encoding single-stranded-DNA-specific exonuclease RecJ translates to MLSLEGVQGTLGLPACFVSLLSQRGIVETASMESFLYPELRSLSDPELLPDMLLAVERVDIAVRNGEKIVLYGDYDVDGVASLALISRVLAAYRIRAECFLPQRSKEGYGLTLLGIKRCFEEHRPDLLIAVDCGTNSVEEVAAIRRRGVDVVILDHHEIHSKRPDCVALVNPKTGKDLHYLCSTGVAFKLAHALTKYRTIPGINLKDYLDIVALATVADLVPLVGENRTLVKWGLKQMRTTRWVGLAALTQTAGVGASIRSADVGFRLGPRINAAGRLGTAHQALALLLSDDPREGIRLATVLNAQNFERQTIEKSVTQEVELWIEAHHDYTRNATIVAGHQNWHGGVLGIVASRIARRYHRPTFLIEFNSRGMGRGSGRSIEGFPLIEALRRCSNVLEGFGGHRMAAGLTVLETNFENFCISFEKVARSLVTEEMLIPRLYLDAEVSAESLSQSLLEWQEYLEPFGSSNPQPLFLLRRLQPVRSPYWIGNRHLSLKLTAGCQQLQAIFFNAVEFSIPRPPWDIAFHLDRNEFSKYPSFQLRIVDMRSSKRSL, encoded by the coding sequence ATGCTCTCCCTTGAAGGTGTGCAAGGTACTCTTGGGCTACCAGCCTGTTTTGTCTCTCTTCTCTCCCAGAGAGGAATCGTAGAGACTGCCTCCATGGAAAGTTTCCTTTATCCCGAGCTTCGATCTCTCTCTGATCCAGAATTGTTGCCGGATATGCTACTTGCTGTAGAACGCGTAGATATTGCTGTGCGTAACGGTGAAAAAATCGTGCTGTACGGAGACTACGATGTGGATGGTGTCGCTTCCCTGGCACTCATTTCTCGCGTCCTTGCAGCCTATCGGATAAGGGCGGAATGCTTTTTACCACAGCGTTCCAAAGAGGGATATGGACTTACCCTTTTGGGTATCAAGCGATGTTTCGAGGAGCACCGTCCCGACCTTCTCATTGCGGTGGATTGTGGGACCAATTCGGTGGAAGAGGTTGCCGCAATCCGCCGTCGAGGGGTAGATGTAGTGATCCTTGACCACCACGAAATTCATTCCAAGCGTCCTGATTGTGTAGCACTGGTCAATCCTAAAACCGGAAAGGACCTTCACTATCTCTGCAGCACTGGGGTTGCGTTTAAACTAGCACATGCCCTTACAAAATACCGGACTATTCCCGGTATAAACCTAAAAGACTACCTGGACATTGTCGCCCTGGCGACGGTGGCAGATCTTGTTCCACTCGTAGGAGAAAACCGTACTCTTGTGAAGTGGGGCTTAAAACAAATGAGAACTACTCGTTGGGTAGGATTGGCAGCACTTACACAAACCGCCGGTGTCGGAGCGTCAATTCGCTCCGCCGACGTTGGGTTTCGTCTTGGCCCACGTATCAATGCGGCTGGTCGGTTGGGTACCGCTCATCAAGCTTTGGCACTTTTACTTTCTGACGACCCTAGAGAAGGTATTAGACTTGCGACGGTCCTCAATGCGCAAAATTTTGAGAGACAAACTATAGAAAAGTCTGTCACCCAGGAAGTGGAGCTTTGGATAGAAGCGCATCATGATTACACACGTAATGCTACCATCGTCGCCGGACATCAAAATTGGCATGGTGGGGTGCTAGGTATTGTGGCATCACGCATTGCAAGGCGCTACCATCGTCCTACCTTTCTCATAGAATTCAACAGCAGAGGGATGGGAAGGGGAAGTGGCCGCAGCATCGAGGGATTTCCGCTTATTGAGGCCTTGCGGCGTTGCTCGAATGTATTGGAGGGATTTGGAGGTCATCGGATGGCAGCCGGATTGACTGTATTAGAAACAAATTTTGAGAATTTTTGCATTTCCTTTGAGAAAGTGGCGAGGAGTCTTGTTACGGAGGAAATGCTTATCCCGCGCTTATACTTGGATGCAGAAGTAAGCGCAGAAAGCCTCTCTCAGTCACTCTTAGAATGGCAGGAGTATCTTGAACCATTCGGGTCTTCTAATCCCCAACCACTTTTCCTTCTTCGTCGGTTACAACCCGTCCGCAGTCCATATTGGATAGGGAATAGGCACCTAAGCCTGAAGCTCACTGCTGGCTGTCAACAGCTACAAGCCATCTTCTTTAATGCTGTTGAATTTAGCATACCTCGTCCTCCCTGGGACATAGCGTTCCACCTAGATCGGAATGAGTTCAGTAAGTACCCTTCTTTCCAACTTCGCATTGTAGATATGAGATCTAGCAAAAGATCGCTATAA
- the alaS gene encoding alanine--tRNA ligase, with amino-acid sequence MTSAEIRSSFLKFFSSKGHSLIRSSSLLPDSPNLLFTNAGMNQFVPIFLGECPPDVSSWPEVLPGMSTRAASTQKCLRAGGKHNDLEDVGLDTYHHTFFEMLGNWSFGDYSKREAIEWAWELIACRWKFPPQRLYASFYRPAPGEPSEIDEEACECWGNLFRNAGLDPRIHVRSGGKKDNFWMMGDNGPCGPCSELHIDLTPAGDSCGNLINTGSVYCMEIWNLVFIQFNLLQDSTIAPLPTQHVDTGMGLERIASVLQGTRGFTDFSHTVSNYETDLFYPLLQQTEKLSGKQYMATLPPLDNRNHQEMVDTAFRVVADHLRTLAFAIADGIFPDNTGRGYVLRRILRRAVRHGRVLGLRKPFLHRLVAVLVGIMGNVFQELISQQARVEEIIRAEEEAFYKTLDRGLQVFKEIISRLRTLGSSIVPGEDAFRLSDTYGFPIDLTQLMAREVGFSVDQTGFEQYMGQQRSLARANQRRELTQASAQGITTQFLGYESLESTGVIRDLYTGTDGTWLALDKTPFYPTMGGQVGDSGYLKTLQEESSQHFPVLTAMRSGDALYHRLASEGKECLTLAIGTQVQAVVDSRRRIAIERHHSATHLLHWALREVLSCSIAQRGSYVGAKKLTFDFGSGALTQARLTDVEKLVNERILENSQISWMQLPYNEVRGRADVIQIFSEKYGRNVRIVQIGGTAGSLDGYSMELCAGTHCRATGELGVFRIISEEAVAAGVRRIEAVAGYAAYLFIQCQTELLCRLAGKLGAPVVQLEQKVDFAIKRSRMLEKQLRVSQQRQANAIASVLLERKSTIGEIPAIVENVGEINGVVLEEVSNSIKDRFDGVLVLGGSENDVVLLIVTVPSSWVPKLSARNIVQEITHIVGGTGGGGTDRARGGGRGVRHLGEALQRAVELIRGAL; translated from the coding sequence ATGACCAGCGCAGAAATACGATCTTCCTTCCTCAAGTTTTTTTCCTCTAAGGGACACTCCCTCATCCGCTCTTCCAGCCTTTTACCAGACTCCCCAAACTTACTGTTTACTAATGCTGGCATGAACCAGTTTGTGCCGATTTTTCTTGGTGAGTGTCCTCCGGATGTAAGTAGTTGGCCAGAAGTTCTTCCAGGAATGTCCACCCGAGCCGCTAGTACCCAAAAATGCCTCCGCGCTGGAGGGAAACACAACGACCTCGAAGATGTCGGATTGGATACGTACCACCATACTTTCTTCGAAATGCTAGGGAATTGGAGTTTTGGCGACTATTCTAAAAGGGAAGCCATTGAATGGGCCTGGGAACTCATAGCATGCCGGTGGAAATTTCCACCGCAGCGGCTCTACGCTAGTTTCTATCGGCCAGCTCCTGGCGAGCCTAGCGAGATAGACGAAGAGGCTTGTGAGTGCTGGGGCAATCTCTTTCGAAATGCCGGCCTTGATCCCAGAATCCACGTCCGTAGTGGCGGGAAAAAGGATAATTTTTGGATGATGGGAGACAATGGCCCATGTGGGCCGTGCAGCGAGTTGCATATAGATTTAACTCCTGCTGGTGATTCTTGTGGAAATCTGATTAATACTGGGAGCGTGTACTGTATGGAAATTTGGAATCTCGTTTTCATCCAGTTCAACCTACTCCAGGATAGTACTATCGCCCCTCTCCCTACACAACATGTCGACACCGGTATGGGACTTGAGCGCATAGCCTCTGTCCTTCAGGGTACTCGGGGGTTTACGGACTTCTCCCATACAGTTTCTAATTACGAGACCGATCTCTTCTACCCACTACTGCAGCAAACCGAGAAATTAAGTGGCAAGCAGTATATGGCTACCCTGCCTCCATTGGACAATCGGAACCACCAAGAAATGGTGGACACCGCCTTCCGAGTAGTTGCCGATCACCTTCGCACCCTCGCTTTTGCCATTGCCGACGGAATTTTTCCGGATAACACCGGTCGGGGCTATGTGCTGCGGCGGATACTACGCCGGGCTGTTCGACACGGGAGAGTTTTAGGCTTACGTAAGCCATTTTTGCACCGGCTTGTTGCGGTTCTTGTTGGGATAATGGGAAACGTTTTCCAAGAACTTATCTCTCAACAAGCACGGGTAGAGGAGATCATTCGAGCAGAGGAAGAGGCTTTTTACAAAACACTTGATAGAGGATTGCAAGTCTTTAAGGAAATTATCTCTCGCCTTAGGACACTAGGTTCCTCCATAGTGCCGGGAGAGGATGCTTTTCGCCTTTCAGACACCTACGGCTTCCCTATAGATCTTACCCAATTAATGGCCAGGGAGGTTGGATTTTCTGTAGACCAAACAGGTTTTGAGCAATACATGGGACAACAGCGCTCCTTGGCGCGCGCTAATCAGAGAAGAGAACTTACTCAGGCAAGCGCACAAGGAATCACGACGCAGTTCCTTGGTTATGAGTCCCTAGAGTCTACTGGAGTCATTCGTGATCTTTACACTGGAACAGATGGGACTTGGCTTGCCCTAGACAAAACCCCCTTCTACCCAACAATGGGGGGCCAGGTTGGTGATTCTGGTTATCTGAAAACTCTCCAGGAAGAAAGTAGTCAGCACTTCCCTGTCCTTACGGCGATGCGTTCTGGGGATGCCCTGTATCATCGTCTAGCTTCTGAGGGGAAGGAGTGCCTCACGCTTGCAATAGGAACACAAGTTCAAGCTGTCGTAGACTCCAGGAGACGGATAGCTATCGAACGCCATCATTCTGCTACGCACCTCCTCCACTGGGCACTACGCGAAGTTCTGTCCTGCAGTATCGCACAACGTGGCTCATATGTAGGGGCAAAAAAGTTGACATTTGATTTTGGAAGTGGTGCCCTGACTCAAGCAAGGCTCACTGATGTCGAGAAACTAGTCAACGAACGCATCCTGGAAAATTCACAAATCTCATGGATGCAACTTCCTTACAATGAGGTGCGAGGACGTGCTGATGTTATACAGATCTTCAGTGAGAAGTATGGTAGGAACGTGCGCATCGTCCAGATCGGAGGCACAGCAGGTTCGTTGGACGGATACTCAATGGAACTTTGTGCTGGAACTCACTGCCGAGCTACGGGGGAACTAGGAGTATTCCGAATTATCTCCGAGGAAGCGGTAGCCGCTGGTGTACGCCGTATCGAAGCAGTTGCAGGCTATGCTGCATACCTCTTTATTCAATGCCAAACAGAATTGTTGTGTCGCCTAGCAGGAAAACTAGGTGCACCTGTGGTGCAATTGGAACAAAAGGTAGATTTTGCCATCAAACGGTCTAGGATGCTGGAGAAACAGCTGCGGGTTTCTCAGCAACGACAAGCTAATGCCATTGCCAGCGTCTTATTGGAAAGGAAGAGTACTATTGGGGAGATTCCGGCCATTGTGGAGAATGTAGGGGAGATTAATGGGGTCGTCCTGGAGGAGGTTTCAAATTCCATTAAAGACCGATTTGATGGGGTCTTAGTCCTCGGAGGAAGCGAGAACGATGTAGTTTTACTAATAGTAACTGTTCCTTCTTCCTGGGTTCCGAAACTCTCCGCGAGAAACATCGTGCAAGAGATTACACATATTGTAGGTGGCACTGGGGGTGGAGGAACAGATAGAGCCAGAGGAGGGGGTAGGGGAGTAAGACATCTTGGGGAAGCGCTGCAGCGGGCGGTTGAGCTCATTAGGGGTGCGTTGTAG
- a CDS encoding class I fructose-bisphosphate aldolase produces the protein MDQIVRILGEGAECLLTHTSRTFAKETLYLPGADFIERVFLPSDRNNRVLGNLNRIYRHGRLSGTGYLSILPVDQGVEHSAGASFAANPEYFDPENIVRLAIEGGCNAVASTFGVLGAVARRYAHKIPFLVKINHNELLTYPNKHREILFGTVKQAYELGAAAIGATVYFGSEDAPREIVEISELFALAHELGMVTVLWCYLRNASFVREDRDLHLSADLTGQANYLGATIQADVIKQKLPENNGGFPTLGGVGQRYGKSDKRVYLELTSKHPVDLCRYQVANCFMGRVGLISSGGASGGKNDLPEAIYTAVVNKRAGGQGLISGRKAFQRPMKEGVALLQAIQDVYLCEEVTVA, from the coding sequence ATAGATCAAATTGTTCGCATCCTCGGGGAAGGGGCTGAGTGTTTACTGACTCATACTAGCCGGACCTTTGCTAAGGAAACACTCTACTTACCGGGCGCGGATTTTATAGAAAGGGTTTTCTTGCCGTCAGATCGGAATAACCGTGTGTTAGGCAATTTAAATCGGATCTATCGCCATGGTCGTCTTAGCGGGACGGGCTATCTCTCCATTTTGCCAGTAGATCAGGGTGTTGAACACTCAGCTGGGGCCAGTTTTGCTGCTAATCCCGAATATTTTGATCCGGAGAATATCGTTAGACTTGCAATTGAAGGTGGATGCAATGCTGTGGCGTCCACTTTTGGAGTTCTGGGAGCTGTCGCTAGGAGATATGCACACAAAATTCCCTTCCTGGTGAAGATCAATCATAATGAGCTGCTTACCTACCCTAATAAGCATAGAGAGATTCTTTTTGGTACTGTTAAGCAAGCTTATGAGCTAGGGGCTGCTGCCATAGGGGCAACGGTCTACTTTGGCTCAGAGGATGCTCCGCGAGAAATTGTCGAAATTTCTGAACTGTTTGCTCTAGCGCATGAACTCGGCATGGTGACCGTTTTGTGGTGTTATCTACGTAATGCCTCTTTCGTGAGGGAAGATAGAGATTTGCACCTTTCTGCTGACCTCACAGGTCAAGCCAACTACTTGGGTGCCACTATCCAGGCTGATGTCATCAAACAGAAGCTTCCTGAAAACAATGGTGGATTCCCCACTTTGGGGGGCGTGGGCCAGAGGTATGGAAAATCTGACAAGCGAGTGTATCTGGAGCTAACAAGCAAACACCCCGTAGATCTTTGTAGATATCAGGTAGCCAACTGCTTCATGGGGCGCGTAGGGCTCATCAGTAGCGGAGGCGCTTCGGGTGGTAAAAACGATCTTCCGGAGGCTATCTATACTGCAGTCGTCAATAAGAGGGCCGGAGGACAAGGGCTCATCTCTGGCAGGAAGGCATTTCAACGGCCAATGAAGGAAGGAGTAGCACTCCTCCAGGCTATCCAAGACGTTTACCTCTGTGAGGAGGTAACTGTCGCCTAG